A segment of the Aureliella helgolandensis genome:
CGAGAAAAACGCCTTCTGCCAAAGTCAAATCGGCTCCATCACGGCCAACTGCAACATCGCCCAGGTTGGCGGGACTCTGAATCGTCAAGGCACCTGGGGATGGTGAAGTCCCGACGACCGACCACAGCGTATCGCCATCGCCGGTTGCTGCAGCGTTTCCATCGATATTTGCCGCGGACACCGAGTATTCGGTCGTCTCTGGATGAAAATCGTTCTGACGCACTTCGATGTCAATTGAGGTCTGTTTATCCGTGACCGCTACATCGTCGACCGCTCGAGGCCCGTCATCTTGGGAGAAAACGGTTGCTCCAGCAGTGATCGAGGCGCTGGCTCCACTCCCATCGATCGCGGTAATCGTAAAGTAGGCAACGCCAAATCGATCGGGTGCAGGCCCCAGAGTCAGAGTCGTTCCCGCGATACTTCCCTCCAAGACTCCCCCTAATCCAGGATCAATCTGGTAGCTCAGCGTATCGCCGAGGTCCGCATCCGCGAACAGACTCGCCAAATCGAAGGTGACCGCGGCATCGTCCTCGTTGAAGACTTGGGTTGCAATGGTTCCTTCGACTGTGGGCGCATCATTGGCCCCGACCCAGTTGACCGTTACCGTAGCGGTATTTGTCTCTGTTCCATCGGTAGCCGAATAGACAAAGGTATCGATGGCAGTCTGCCCTGCGCCCAATGCTTGGATGGCGCCAGCGGCATCGTAGTGGACCGTGCCATCTGCGTTCCAGGAAAGCGCTACACCTAGAGTGCTAACGCCACTGCTTGCATCTCCTGGAGCCCCCAGGTCGACGTGGCTCAGAGTCGAAGCGGGAGCTAACGCATTCTCAAATGGCACAAAGAGTACCGTAAAGTCATCATCGAGTGGATTGAGCGTATTGCCCTCCAACTGGCGGATTAGAAAGTCATCGCCATCGGCTTCGTAAGAAAAGTAGACATTCCCTGGTGCACCGCGCGTCGTATCCGCGGTCTCCATGATCAACATGCCTGTTTCGGGGGAGTGTCCGTCGACAGTCATCCGCCACGTCCCGGTCGACTCTCGCTGAATCGAGAAGTCGCCAACGGAATACGAAAGTGAATTGGGAATACTCGACGCACCAACGACTTGTCCTCCAATCAGGCCTTGGCTATTTCGAGGTATATAGAGCACATTAAAATCACCATCCTCACCGCCACTGATGTTCGAGGAATTGTCGCGGCGGGCAAGGAGCCACTTGTCACCGCCGAGCGGGGTCGCGTGGGTGTAATTGTCCGAATTACCGCCAGCGATCGAAAATAGAAATCCGTCGGAATAGGAATCGGTTACGCCCTCGACCGCGATCTCATAGCGACCGGTGCCCACCTTAGTCACGGTAATGCCGGAGTTGACGGCGGCTTCATGCTCCACCCCGCTGCCGGAGAAAGCGCCGCCAAGCCAGCCATCCGCAAAGGGGAATAGAGCAGCACTCATTCTCCCCATCGACTCGCCGTCGTTTTGCGGTGCAGCCACAGTGGACAACCAGACGTTGCCGGTTCCGCCACTGTTGTAGTTGACCACGGAAAGATTGACGGAGCTGCTACCAGAGGCGGGAGCCATATTCTCGCGTAGCGTGGACAGGACGATTCCCGTCGTTCGGTCTAGAATGACATCGTCCGCCGCATCCACGGAACCATCAACATCCAACCACAAGTCAAGATCACCGAAGTTGAGTTGATCGGGCTCTTCCACCAGAGCACCAGGAATCACGCTTCGCTGAGGGACATCGCTGCCGGCTCGAGTCGGAATGAACCAATCGGCTTGATTCGTTCCTTTGTTGACGGAAGCTGGATCGTAGTCGAAATTCACCGCCGAAACCGTCTGGACTTCAGCTCCAGTGGTATCGTTCGCAAGAACATTGAGTGCCGCACCGGATGATAGGTTGAACGCGTCGTTCACTACATCTGCGGCCATTAACATTCGTTTGTCAAGTGATTCCAATTGTAATACGCGACGGAGTTGCTGACGCCTGCGCTGCAACTGGGATGCTTTCAACGATACGCGACCTTTGCTGTACATGGATGCCCCTCTAGACACAATTGAATAAATACCGGCTGGAGTTCAAAGGATTGGCAATGATACTTGTGCGACGCGCAGCGACAATTGTTGATTTCGGTTAAGAAATTGCTGCTTGGGAAGCCCAACCTCTCTTCACAATTGCCTGCACAAGATCGCAAATCGCCTACAGCCCTAAAGTTACGTAAACGCTACAGTTGGTCATCCCAACTGGGCGCGTCCAGTCGCCTCCTGCCAAACTTCACATGTTCTTTGCACTACCTAAACAAACCCACGAGAGACGCTCGGGCCGGCTGGGCTGCAGGGAATCAAATTGCTAGGGAATGGCCCTACGTGAGAATGGCAGAGGGAGTCGCCAGCGCGCGACGAAAAGAAGTTCTGCGTGGTCGCGTGGAACGCGTCCCTGCAGTCAGTCGGTTGAAAATCTACATTCCCACGAGATCATGGGAGCAAAGGGCACCTAGGGCATTGTCAAGACTGAGAATTAGGGTTTAGCGATTGTTCGGAAAAAGGTGTCCGACACCAAAAGTGCAAAGCACCCGAAGGGCCGTTCCGGATTTTGGTGTCGGACACCTTTTTCCGGGCAACCCGAAAATTAAGCTTTGACAATGCACTAGGGCCCACGCGTTCCAGCCTAGGGCGTTTGGCGACGAAACTTGAGATACGCATAGGTGCGTAGAGGTAGGACGACCAGCGCGAGAGTCAAGGCATACCCCAAGACAATCCCAGTCGTTGAGAGAAAGTAGCCGCCCACCCACACCGCAATGGCGGTCGATGAGAATCCCACCACCGAAGCGAAAACGAACGGCTTGCCTTTTCTCGACAAGACGTAGAATCCCTCGATCGCTAGAAAATGGTTTGCGACGCATCCGACGGAAAGAATCGCCAACTGCAGCGGGTCAATAAAACCGTCCTCCCAACCTCTACCAATCATGGGTAAAACGGAGATCAACAGAATCAGCGATACGAGTGCCGCGATCAGCAGCGTGGTCGAGACAACGGCATTGCGTCGCCAGAGCGTCCCCGCCGTCTCGCGTTGCCCCACACCGTGCTGTGCCGACACCAAGGAGTATTTGGATTGCATCCAGGCGATCGCCAAAGATTGGATCGCGACCGTCACGGTCAGCGTCATGCCCAAACGGCCCGCCTCAGCTTGGTCAGCGTGGCAAGTCACGATGATTACAGGAAAAAACTGAGTCGCAAAATGATAAACCACACTGATCAGAGCTTGCCGCCACTGCATCGGTAGAACTTCTTGCACCCATGAAAACCCGGTATCCACCGTCGTGACTGCTCTAGATGCAGGCTCATGGAGGCTCTTAAAAAATGGACGGTGCAGGCCATAGACCAGATAGGCTGACCACAGCAATTGCACTGAGGCCGCCACCACCAGCGCCCACAGCTTGAAGCCCAAACTTAGCGTCAACCACACCAATAAACTTGCCGTGACAGCCTGCCACAACCGAACCTGGTAAACGTCGCGTCGAAACCCGGCCCCTTCTAGGATGGCTAGGGCTGGCGAAATGGCAATGGTTAGCGCCGACACAGTCGCCAAGACAATCAACGGTAGACGCCAACTCACCGAAATATCTTCGGCGGCGAATTCATACCACCCCACGGCTACTGCCGTACAAGCGAACGGGACACTGGCCCATCCAAACCAGCGTTGGGCTGCATCGAACAGAGCCCCCATGCGTCGTTTGCCTGGCTCGCTGTTGAGCCGTCCGGCCTCATGCCCAGCCTGACTCACCAAGATGTTCAGCAACCCCAGTTCGAAGAACATCTGGATGCCCAAGATGCTCCCGATCACATAGTAGATACCACGCTCGGAAGCGGTGAAGTATCGCATCAATAGAACGATCGTAACTGGGCCAGCCAAAGCTTGCCAAACGCGAGCCGCCATGGCGTAACCCAGCGTTCCATCCAGTTGCAGAGCCGTGGTAATTCGTTTCAAGTCCATTGAGTCCACGAACACATCGGTTCTGCCTCGCTAAAGAAAAGTTCTAGAAATTGAGGGCGACTACTCGGCGGAGTCACGTTGTGAGGCATAGTTTAACTCGCGAGCTTCTTCCGCAGCGCCAACTTCAGCCAACAACAGCTCAACCCCCTGGACCAATTGACGATCCGTGCCTTGCGGCAATTCACCTGGAGCTGGCCAGAGTACTACATCGGGCTGACATCCATTCAACTCCATATCTTCGCCGCTTCCCAGCACGAACCAACCACGAAAGGGGACTCGAATCCGCCCTACATCGTTGACCTGAGCCGAGCCGGTACTCACGACACCGCCTGCCGTCTGCACGCCAACCACTTTGCCGCGTCCCAATGTTTTTACCGCATGACTAAATATCTCAGCATTGCTGTAACTGTTCTGATTGCAGAGCACTAGAATCGGCTTGCTCCAATAGGCGTAGACCGCGCGATCATGTGGATACCCCTGCCCTCCCCCACGCGGCACTGTAATTGCATGCCGCGGCTGCGTCAAAGCCGTCAACAGCAAGTCGGTCGTTGAGCCACCGCCATTGTCACGAACGTCAATCACCAATCCCTCACGCCCGTATCCAACATTGTAGAGCTGCCGTTCGAATTCAAAGAAGCTCGACATATCCATGGCTCGAATGTGCAGATATCCAAGCTTGCCAGCGCTAGCCTTCTCAACTGCCTGGCGATTGTGTTCGATCCATGCGTCGTAGAGTAGCGACCGGACTCGCGAGTAGCTGGTGGGACGCACGGAGATGCTCAATTCACGCTCTTCCATGGGCACGTTCTCCTCCTCTACTTCCTGAAGAACAGCTTCGCCCTGCGGCTTCTCGGCCTGGGCGGATAAGTCCGGTTGGCGGCGGATTCGTAGTTGAATGTCTCGATCCATCCGACCGTTGAGCAGTTGCGTTAAATCGAGCGCGGGATCGACGGGCGTTCCATCGATCGACAACAGAATATCACCGGCCCGCAGTTGACTGTCTTCCCTGTCCGTGGGACCTCCTGGAATCACATCGCGCACCAGTAGTCCCGGGCCCGCATAGTCTTCCACAAATCGGATGCCGAGGTGGGCGGTCTCATCACGCCAGCCTTCAACGGAGGGGCGGTTGGAAACGCCACTGGGATAGAACCCCAGGTGAGAACCATTCAATTCACCCAGCATCAACTCAACAACATTGGCGAGTCCAGCGGTATCGGAAGCCTCCGCCGCCACTTGGCTGTATTTGCGTCGCACTTCATCCCAATTGCGATTTGCGAAACGCTCGTCATACCAAGCTTCTCGCATCGTCAGCCAAGCTTTCTCGAACCCTGCCCTGAGCCAGCCGCTTCGAGAAATGGTTTGAGCGACCTTGAATCGGTAGGTTTCGAGCTTGCCGTTCGACTCTAGCTTTGCCGGACTGCCTCCCTGGAGATACAAAATCCCCTTGGCTTCCTCGGACCAAACCGCACGCGTGCCCATCGAGGTACTTAGCAGTTTGGGAGTTAAATCCGTAGGGAATTCGACGGTGTACCATCCTCGGACTCCTTTAACAGTGGCGTTGAAGAGGAGCTTCTTGCCATCCGGCGAAAAGAGCAGATCCGATTCATGACTATCGGGAATCGATATTTTCCGCAAGCGTTCGTGAATATCTTCCCAGTCAATCGTGACCTGCACCGGTGCATCGGAGTCCTCCTGCTGAGCCGGTTTGGTATCCTGCGAATTTGCAGCTGTCTCCGATTTGGAATCTGAGCTCTCCTCAGACGGTTGCTCAGCGGTAGTTTTGCGTTCCTTGCGCATCAACTCCAAGGCCTCTTCGATGCGACGTTGACGCGAGGTCTGCTGGTCATCGGCTTGGTTCAAATAGACGTAGTACACATCTCGCTCGTCATCCGAGCGGCGTCCAGTGAATGCCAGTATCTTTCCGTCCGGCGAGAACTTGGGAGAACCTTCGTTGTCGGGATGCCGAGAGACGTTGACCGCTCGCGATTCCCCCGAGATCGACGTTATCCAGATCTCGCTATTGAAATCGTTATCTTGCTGGGAGTAGGCAACCCATTGACCATCGGGAGAAACATCAAAATCGAGAGAACTAAAACCGCGGACCAGAGTCCGTTTTTGGTTGGTCTCAAGATCCAAAACGACGAGATCGCCGCGTCCCTGCTGCAATAGCAAGCTTTTACCATCGGGGGTGAAGGTCAATCGACTTTCCACATGGGAGTCTTGCGTCATTTGCTCGAGCGTGAACTCTCGGTTCTCCCACCAAAACTGCGTTCCAACCTTGCGACTCGCCCGCCACAGGTCAACTTGCCCCGCATCGGTGGCGGTAAACCAAATCGAATTTCCATCTGGCGCAAACAGGACACTTGCTTCATAACCAGCGGTGTGGGTCACGCGTTGAGGTTCACGAAGTACCGTATCCATGACCCACACATCTCCGCCGGCGATGAAGGCGATCTCTAAACCGTCGGCAGTGAAACTTACATCCTCTGCAGATGAGATTTCGCGTCGCAATTCAGGATTCGGGAGGTGAACATCGCCCGCAACGCTCAAATCGATTCGTTGGGGTTGCTCCCCCTTCCCGACTCGCAGACGGTACAGATCGAATAAATGCCTAAATACCAGCACACTTCCATCGCGAGCAATGGCGGGGAAGACGATTGAATCCTCCGGAAAATTGGCGATGCTCTTCTGTTTTGCTGGCTTGGAATTCTGCTTGGGAAATCGATACCGCCAGAGATCAAACCCCTGCTCATCCCCTTTCGTAAAATAGAAGCCCTTGCCATCTGGCATCCACAGGGGCCACATGCATTCGACGCCCTCGTGCAAGAGCTCGGTGAACTCCCCCGACTTCAAATCGAGTTGCCAAATTTGCGACGCGCGCTCCCCTTGGTAGCCCTTCCTCCACCACCTTTCCCCTTCGCGAGTGAACAACACGCGCTGGCCATCCGGAGAAAGTTTCGGATCTTCGACCATTGCATCCACCAAAACCTTGTCAGCCCGCCGCTGCGTGAGATCAACTTGCAATAGGCGATTCGCATCTCGGTGAAAATGGTCGCGAGAGCCGGTTGCCAAAAGCGACTTTCCATCCGGAAACCAATCTTCCAGCGAATATCCCTCCGAGTGGTAGCTCACCTGCCGCAGAGAGCTTCCGTCGGTGGCCATCACAAACAACTGAGACGTTCCCGTTCGATTGCTTACGAAGGCCAGCGATTTCCCATCAGGAGAAAACAACGGCTGATCATCAACCGCCTCATTATTCGTCAGTCGAGTAAGCTGAGTTCCATCCAACTGGGACGTCCAAATCTCTCCCCTCCATGAAAATGCCAGCAAGCTTCCATCGGGAGCCAATGCGGGGTGATTCGCGAGACGAATCGTACGGGACTCCAACTCGCTAGCGGCAATTTGCGGCAGACCGAGAGTCACCAGCAAACCAAGCCTCAATACTTCCAAGAAACATCGGTGGACAATTGCGGTAAAACGGGGAGCATTCATTGGGCAGGACAGTTATTGCGATTGCGGCTATTAAAGTGGGCTGGGGTGTAACAAGAATGCCCCAGACAGGCGGTAAACAACCGATCATGACCCGAAAAAGCTTGCATTTCAATCGTTTTTGGTCGGTTGCTCAGATGCTTATCCCGGTTTACCTTAATATCCTATTGGAGCTTGCGTCAGATCCCCTAGTTTTCCGGAAGGTTACACCCCATGGCTCGCGTCATTATTCAAGACGAAAATCGGACAATCACCGATATCCCTGAGATTCGAAGCTTCCTAGAACCCTTCGGAATTTGGTACGAGAACTGGCCCGTTGAAGAGCGATTGCAGGCCGACGCGACCAACGAAGAAATTTTGGCCGAATTCGCGCCCGAAATCGAATCCCTCAAGCAGCGCGGTGCCTTTGTGACCGCCGACGTGATCAACGTCAATCGCGACACACCCAACCTCGACGCCATGCTGGCGAAGTTCGACAAAGAGCATACTCACTCGGAAGACGAAGTGCGATTTACCGTAGCGGGGCGGGGCCTGTTCCACATCCATCCCGAAAACGGCCCAGTGTTCGCCGTCGAAGTTTCCTCTGGCGATTTGATCAATGTTCCATGCGGTATGAAACACTGGTTCAACCTATGTGACGAGCGCGCAATTCGATGCATCCGATTGTTCGAAGACATGTCCGGTTGGACTCCCGAGTACATCGAAGAGGGTGTGCATAGTAAGTATCAACCACTCTGCTTTGGCCCCAATTACGTGCCCTCGGATGTCTCGATCGAGCCTAACATCAAGCTCTAGCTTCGAACCGTTTCCCGCTCCACAGCGCGCCCCTTTCTCTCGTTCATTGCCGGTCCGAAATGCCTACTAGCCCTACCAACGTCACTGGCGTCCTGCTCGATATCGAAGGGACAACTTCCAGCATTTCGTTTGTGCATGATGTCATGTTTCCCTTTGTACTGGATCGGCTAGACACCTTTTTGGCCGAACACTTTACGCGAGGCGACGTCCAAGCAGCCTGCGAGACCATTGCCCAAGATGCAGGGCATGCATCCCTGGCGGCTTGGCAGGCGGCTCAAAGCACTGTGTCCGCTCAAGCCACTGTGTCCGCTCAGGAGCTGGTGGCCCAAGAAGTGCGCAAGTTGATGGCCAACGATGTCAAAGCCACAGGCCTCAAAGCCCTTCAGGGCTTAATTTGGCAAGTCGGTTTCCAGGCGGGAGAGCTGACCGCGCACGTTTATCCAGATGTGCTTCCCGCCATTGAGACCTGGCGAGCTGGCGGGCTGGATGTGCGCATCTACTCTTCGGGCAGCATCGCCGCTCAGAAGCTTTTCTTTGGACACCTTGAGGACGCGGGAAATTGCTTGCATTTGTTTTCAGGCCATTATGACACTACCTTTGGAGGGAAGAAAGAAGCGGACAGCTACCGTCGTATTGCCGCAGACTGGGGCAAGCCACTTGAGGAGATACTGTTCGTGACAGACATTGCTGAGGAAGCTACCGCAGCGATAGCGGCAGGTGCTCAAGTCGCGGCCAGCGTGCGGCCCGGCAACGCATCGCTCCCCCCCGATTTGAATGTCCCTCTGATTACATCCTTCGCTGAACTGTCACTCTTGACCTAAAGCGACCGCATCGGTTACAGGGAGTGCATGGTTCGCATTCCCCCACTCTTGGTACGCCTCTTCGCTTCTCTGCTGTTGCTGAGTTCTGTCGGCTGCGCGAATCTCT
Coding sequences within it:
- a CDS encoding polysaccharide biosynthesis protein; this translates as MKRITTALQLDGTLGYAMAARVWQALAGPVTIVLLMRYFTASERGIYYVIGSILGIQMFFELGLLNILVSQAGHEAGRLNSEPGKRRMGALFDAAQRWFGWASVPFACTAVAVGWYEFAAEDISVSWRLPLIVLATVSALTIAISPALAILEGAGFRRDVYQVRLWQAVTASLLVWLTLSLGFKLWALVVAASVQLLWSAYLVYGLHRPFFKSLHEPASRAVTTVDTGFSWVQEVLPMQWRQALISVVYHFATQFFPVIIVTCHADQAEAGRLGMTLTVTVAIQSLAIAWMQSKYSLVSAQHGVGQRETAGTLWRRNAVVSTTLLIAALVSLILLISVLPMIGRGWEDGFIDPLQLAILSVGCVANHFLAIEGFYVLSRKGKPFVFASVVGFSSTAIAVWVGGYFLSTTGIVLGYALTLALVVLPLRTYAYLKFRRQTP
- a CDS encoding S41 family peptidase, translating into MNAPRFTAIVHRCFLEVLRLGLLVTLGLPQIAASELESRTIRLANHPALAPDGSLLAFSWRGEIWTSQLDGTQLTRLTNNEAVDDQPLFSPDGKSLAFVSNRTGTSQLFVMATDGSSLRQVSYHSEGYSLEDWFPDGKSLLATGSRDHFHRDANRLLQVDLTQRRADKVLVDAMVEDPKLSPDGQRVLFTREGERWWRKGYQGERASQIWQLDLKSGEFTELLHEGVECMWPLWMPDGKGFYFTKGDEQGFDLWRYRFPKQNSKPAKQKSIANFPEDSIVFPAIARDGSVLVFRHLFDLYRLRVGKGEQPQRIDLSVAGDVHLPNPELRREISSAEDVSFTADGLEIAFIAGGDVWVMDTVLREPQRVTHTAGYEASVLFAPDGNSIWFTATDAGQVDLWRASRKVGTQFWWENREFTLEQMTQDSHVESRLTFTPDGKSLLLQQGRGDLVVLDLETNQKRTLVRGFSSLDFDVSPDGQWVAYSQQDNDFNSEIWITSISGESRAVNVSRHPDNEGSPKFSPDGKILAFTGRRSDDERDVYYVYLNQADDQQTSRQRRIEEALELMRKERKTTAEQPSEESSDSKSETAANSQDTKPAQQEDSDAPVQVTIDWEDIHERLRKISIPDSHESDLLFSPDGKKLLFNATVKGVRGWYTVEFPTDLTPKLLSTSMGTRAVWSEEAKGILYLQGGSPAKLESNGKLETYRFKVAQTISRSGWLRAGFEKAWLTMREAWYDERFANRNWDEVRRKYSQVAAEASDTAGLANVVELMLGELNGSHLGFYPSGVSNRPSVEGWRDETAHLGIRFVEDYAGPGLLVRDVIPGGPTDREDSQLRAGDILLSIDGTPVDPALDLTQLLNGRMDRDIQLRIRRQPDLSAQAEKPQGEAVLQEVEEENVPMEERELSISVRPTSYSRVRSLLYDAWIEHNRQAVEKASAGKLGYLHIRAMDMSSFFEFERQLYNVGYGREGLVIDVRDNGGGSTTDLLLTALTQPRHAITVPRGGGQGYPHDRAVYAYWSKPILVLCNQNSYSNAEIFSHAVKTLGRGKVVGVQTAGGVVSTGSAQVNDVGRIRVPFRGWFVLGSGEDMELNGCQPDVVLWPAPGELPQGTDRQLVQGVELLLAEVGAAEEARELNYASQRDSAE
- a CDS encoding 1,2-dihydroxy-3-keto-5-methylthiopentene dioxygenase, with amino-acid sequence MARVIIQDENRTITDIPEIRSFLEPFGIWYENWPVEERLQADATNEEILAEFAPEIESLKQRGAFVTADVINVNRDTPNLDAMLAKFDKEHTHSEDEVRFTVAGRGLFHIHPENGPVFAVEVSSGDLINVPCGMKHWFNLCDERAIRCIRLFEDMSGWTPEYIEEGVHSKYQPLCFGPNYVPSDVSIEPNIKL
- the mtnC gene encoding acireductone synthase, whose translation is MPTSPTNVTGVLLDIEGTTSSISFVHDVMFPFVLDRLDTFLAEHFTRGDVQAACETIAQDAGHASLAAWQAAQSTVSAQATVSAQELVAQEVRKLMANDVKATGLKALQGLIWQVGFQAGELTAHVYPDVLPAIETWRAGGLDVRIYSSGSIAAQKLFFGHLEDAGNCLHLFSGHYDTTFGGKKEADSYRRIAADWGKPLEEILFVTDIAEEATAAIAAGAQVAASVRPGNASLPPDLNVPLITSFAELSLLT